Proteins co-encoded in one Colletes latitarsis isolate SP2378_abdomen chromosome 2, iyColLati1, whole genome shotgun sequence genomic window:
- the Ago2 gene encoding argonaute 2 isoform X2, which produces MAKGKKSGKKGGKSDSSEQQQPSGSKQQQEPSGSKQQQPPEARQQQQQPPGPRQQQQQPPEARQQQQQPPGPRQQQQQPPEARQQQQQPPGPRQQQQRPPGPGQQQQWPRAPGQQQQPPFDPRQQQQWPRGPGQQQQPPFDPRQQQQWPRGPGQQQQPPFDPRQQQQWPHGPGPQQQQPHGPGQQQQLPFDPRQQQQPPFDPRQQQQWPRGPGQQQQPPFDPRQQQQWPRGPGQQQQPPFDPRQQQQWPHGPGPQQQQPHGPGQQQQLPFDPSQQQPPEARHQQQQPPEARQQQQPPFDPRQQQQQQQLPGPRQQQQRPRGRGQQQQQPRGRGQQQQQPPGPGQQQQQPPGPSQQQKQPSESPELPGLQKAVSKISLSEPSVPKESALEGLLPHVPPLVTRSSVTGKYIVPHSLQSQYMSQIPKRSGPDGGKAGRRILVETNMFKIVFNKNFQENVIHYDVVIEPDKPKFLMRPVFEEFRKKNFPNRYPAFDGKKNAYSAQDLPFGDRSKEQEIKVFDEERQQERSFKMYMKKVASLNLAWLKNINYGLVELHSEQRCLQALDVILRHGSANHFVSVGCSLFPHPEPGRVVSISNGMDLWIGVFQSAVVGWRPYLNIDVAHKAFPTPQSVINLMKELCQDPRSRTPLQRVTARDVEYNSEKITKFLKGLKVQYEIPGQPHSKRTYRVNGLVECPKNDKFRLDDGSMCTVENYFLQTKKCRLEFPDLPCLWVGSRTNEKKIHLPVELCTIVAGQVTQRKTDEVQTSKVIRYAATDTHTRKQKIMNGFAKMRLDQQPTLMKEFNLSVQGEFEKVPARVLQAPKLKYKENEVNVFKGVWRADKFLHSCELPDNSWTILNLDKYVQDRELYDGLHNKLQAGGKFVNMWIGKALTPFTTLSIQKNNNILQYFTEKKEQNLRLVVVIIPNLDNAYSIVKQISELKITGGIVTQCLKSQTLKKLNDATITNILLKINSKLNGINHTFATTFRPPCLGQPCMLVGADVTHPSPDAINIPSIAAVAASHDPNAFRYNIELRLQPPREEIILDLQMIMHKQLLYFFQATGRKPVKIIFYRDGVSEGQLAQVMHFEISAIKKAIANLEKDGKHKIALTFLVVQKRHHIRLFPTDSRNSDDRNFNVQAGTIVDTEITHPTFIDFYLVSHASIQGTARPTKYRCICDENGMSEDEIEQLTYYLCHMFARCTRSVSYPAPTYYAHLAAFRARALIRNVTLNMDNLSGEQQKNMTLQMTNSPMFFV; this is translated from the exons ATGGCAAAAG GAAAGAAAAGTGGTAAAAAAGGTGGGAAGTCAGATAGTTCGGAACAGCAGCAACCATCTGGATCAAAACAACAGCAGGAACCATCCGGATCAAAACAACAGCAGCCACCTGAAGCAagacaacagcaacaacagccaCCTGGTCCAagacaacagcaacagcagccaCCTGAAGCAagacaacagcaacaacagccaCCTGGTCCAagacaacagcaacagcagccaCCTGAAGCAagacaacagcaacaacagccaCCTGGTCCAAGACAACAGCAACAACGGCCACCTGGACCAGGACAACAACAACAATGGCCACGTGCACCAGGACAACAGCAACAACCGCCATTTGATCCAAGACAACAACAACAATGGCCACGCGGACCAGGACAACAGCAACAACCACCATTTGATCCAAGACAACAACAACAATGGCCACGCGGACCAGGACAACAGCAACAACCGCCATTTGATCCAAGACAACAACAACAATGGCCACATGGACCAGGACCACAGCAACAACAGCCACATGGACCAGGACAACAGCAACAACTGCCGTTTGATCCAAGACAACAGCAACAACCACCATTTGATCCAAGACAACAACAACAATGGCCACGTGGGCCAGGACAACAGCAACAACCGCCATTTGATCCAAGACAACAACAACAATGGCCACGTGGGCCAGGACAACAGCAACAACCGCCATTTGATCCAAGACAACAACAACAATGGCCACATGGACCAGGACCACAGCAACAACAGCCACATGGACCAGGACAACAGCAACAACTGCCGTTTGATCCAAGTCAACAACAGCCACCAGAAGCAAGACACCAGCAACAACAGCCACCTGAAGCAAGGCAACAGCAACAACCGCCATTTGATCCaagacaacaacaacagcaacaacagttACCTGGTCCAAGACAACAGCAACAACGGCCACGTGGACGAgggcaacagcaacaacagcctC GTGGACGAgggcaacagcaacaacagcctCCTGGACCAggacaacagcaacagcagccaCCTGGACCAAGTCAACAACAAAAACAGCCATCTGAATCACCGGAATTACCTGGTTTACAAAAGGCAGTGTCTAAAATATCTTTGAGCGAACCAAGTGTGCCAAAGGAAAGCGCTTTAGAAGGTCTACTACCGCATGTG CCACCGCTTGTAACCAGAAGTTCGGTGACTGGAAAATATATTGTACCACATTCATTGCAAAGTCAGTACATGAGTCAAATACCAAAGAGAAGTGGTCCTGATGGAGGGAAAGCGGGTagacgtattttggtggagacaaatatgtttaaaattgtttttaacaaaaattttcaagaaaacgtTATCCACTACGACGTAGTCATCGAACCAGATAAACCAAAGTTTTTAATGAGGCCAGTGTTTGAGGAATTTCGAAAGAAGAATTTTCCAAATAGGTACCCAGCATTTGATGGGAAAAAGAATGCATACAGCGCGCAGGATCTTCCATTTGGCGATCGGAGT AAAGAACAAGAAATAAAAGTTTTCGACGAAGAACGTCAACAAGAAAGGAGCTTCAAAATGTATATGAAAAAAGTTGCATCTCTCAATTTAGCATGGTTGAAAAATATAAACTATGGTCTAGTTGAATTACACTCAGAACAAAGATGTTTGCAGGCTTTAGATGTTATTCTACGGCATGGGTCTGCAAATCACTTTGTTTCA GTTGGCTGTTCGCTGTTCCCACATCCTGAACCAGGTAGAGTTGTATCAATATCAAATGGTATGGATTTATGGATCGGTGTATTTCAGTCTGCTGTAGTTGGATGGAGACCTTACTTGAACATCGACG ttGCACACAAAGCATTTCCTACGCCCCAGTCGGTTATTAATCTGATGAAAGAGCTTTGCCAAGATCCCAGAAGTCGTACACCGCTCCAGCGTGTAACTGCAAGGGATGTAGAATATAATTCAGAGAAGATAACGAAGTTTTTAAAAGGATTGAAAGTTCAATACGAAATACCTGGCCAGCCTCATAGCAAAAGAACTTACCGTGTAAATGGGTTGGTCGAGTGTCCAAAAAACGATAAATTTCGTTTGGACGATGGCAGCATGTGTAcggttgaaaattattttttacaaacaaAAAAGTGTAGGCTGGAGTTTCCTGATCTACCCTGCCTTTGGGTAGGGTCTCGaaccaatgaaaaaaaaatacatttacCCGTAGAG TTATGTACAATTGTCGCTGGACAAGTAACGCAAAGGAAAACGGACGAGGTTCAAACTTCGAAAGTAATTCGATACGCAGCAACTGACACCCACACGCgtaaacaaaaaattatgaaTGGT TTCGCGAAAATGAGATTAGACCAGCAACCAACTTTGATGAAAGAGTTCAACCTTTCTGTCCAAGGAGAATTTGAAAAAGTACCAGCTAGAGTTCTTCAAGCTCCCAAATTAAAGTATAAAGAAAACGAAGTTAATGTATTTAAAGGAGTATGGCGTGCAGATAAATTTTTACATTCATGCGAATTGCCAGACAATTCGTGGACCATTTTGAATTTAGACAAATACGTTCAAGATCGCGAGTTATATGATGGTTTGCACAATAAATTACAAGCCGGCG GTAAATTTGTCAATATGTGGATTGGCAAAGCGCTAACTCCATTTACGACATTAAGTatacaaaaaaataataatatcttaCAGTATTTTACAGAAAAAAAGGAACAAAATTTAAGATTAGTGGTCGTAATAATTCCAAATTTAGACAATGCATACA GTATAGTGAAGCAAATTTCTGAGCTGAAGATAACAGGCGGTATAGTAACTCAATGTTTAAAGTCTCAAACATTAAAGAAATTGAACGACGCAACAATTACGAATATTTTACTGAAAATCAATTCGAAACTTAATGGCATTAATCATACATTCGCTACTACGTTTCg GCCACCCTGTTTAGGCCAACCATGTATGTTAGTTGGCGCGGACGTCACCCATCCATCTCCCGATGCTATAAATATACCATCAATCGCTGCT GTCGCTGCGAGCCATGATCCTAATGCTTTTCGATACAACATCGAACTAAGACTTCAGCCGCCAAGGGAAGAGATAATTCTAGATCTTCAGATGATTATGCATAAACAGTTACTCTACTTTTTCCAAGCAACCGGAAGGAAACCTGtaaaaattatcttttatcg AGACGGCGTGAGCGAAGGTCAACTCGCTCAAGTGATGCATTTTGAGATATCTGCAATAAAAAAAGCCATCGCGAATTTAGAAAAAGATGGCAAGCACAAAATTGCGCTTACGTTCCTCGTGGTTCAAAAGAGACACCACATACGCCTTTTCCCGACTGACTCGAGGAATTCCGACGACAGGAATTTCAACGTGCAAGCGGGCACCATTGTCGATACGGAAATCACGCATCCAACATTCATAGACTTCTATCTCGTATCACATGCTAGTATCCAA GGTACTGCGAGGCCTACGAAATACAGATGTATATGTGATGAAAATGGGATGTCGGAAGATGAAATTGAACAGCTAACGTATTATCTATGTCATATGTTCGCACGTTGCACGAGATCCGTTAGTTACCCAGCGCCTACCTATTACGCTCATTTAGCTGCTTTCAGAGCCAGAGCACTGATACGCAA TGTTACCTTAAATATGGATAATCTATCAGGCGAGCAACAAAAGAACATGACTTTGCAAATGACAAATTCACCGATgttttttgtataa
- the Ago2 gene encoding argonaute 2 isoform X3, whose amino-acid sequence MAKGKKSGKKGGKSDSSEQQQPSGSKQQQEPSGSKQQQPPEARQQQQQPPGPRQQQQQPPEARQQQQQPPGPRQQQQQPPEARQQQQQPPGPRQQQQRPPGPGQQQQWPRAPGQQQQPPFDPRQQQQWPRGPGQQQQPPFDPRQQQQWPRGPGQQQQPPFDPRQQQQWPHGPGPQQQQPHGPGQQQQQWPRGPGQQQQPPFDPRQQQQWPRGPGQQQQPPFDPRQQQQWPHGPGPQQQQPHGPGQQQQLPFDPSQQQPPEARHQQQQPPEARQQQQPPFDPRQQQQQQQLPGPRQQQQRPRGRGQQQQQPPGPGQQQQRPRGRGQQQQQPPGPGQQQQQPPGPSQQQKQPSESPELPGLQKAVSKISLSEPSVPKESALEGLLPHVPPLVTRSSVTGKYIVPHSLQSQYMSQIPKRSGPDGGKAGRRILVETNMFKIVFNKNFQENVIHYDVVIEPDKPKFLMRPVFEEFRKKNFPNRYPAFDGKKNAYSAQDLPFGDRSKEQEIKVFDEERQQERSFKMYMKKVASLNLAWLKNINYGLVELHSEQRCLQALDVILRHGSANHFVSVGCSLFPHPEPGRVVSISNGMDLWIGVFQSAVVGWRPYLNIDVAHKAFPTPQSVINLMKELCQDPRSRTPLQRVTARDVEYNSEKITKFLKGLKVQYEIPGQPHSKRTYRVNGLVECPKNDKFRLDDGSMCTVENYFLQTKKCRLEFPDLPCLWVGSRTNEKKIHLPVELCTIVAGQVTQRKTDEVQTSKVIRYAATDTHTRKQKIMNGFAKMRLDQQPTLMKEFNLSVQGEFEKVPARVLQAPKLKYKENEVNVFKGVWRADKFLHSCELPDNSWTILNLDKYVQDRELYDGLHNKLQAGGKFVNMWIGKALTPFTTLSIQKNNNILQYFTEKKEQNLRLVVVIIPNLDNAYSIVKQISELKITGGIVTQCLKSQTLKKLNDATITNILLKINSKLNGINHTFATTFRPPCLGQPCMLVGADVTHPSPDAINIPSIAAVAASHDPNAFRYNIELRLQPPREEIILDLQMIMHKQLLYFFQATGRKPVKIIFYRDGVSEGQLAQVMHFEISAIKKAIANLEKDGKHKIALTFLVVQKRHHIRLFPTDSRNSDDRNFNVQAGTIVDTEITHPTFIDFYLVSHASIQGTARPTKYRCICDENGMSEDEIEQLTYYLCHMFARCTRSVSYPAPTYYAHLAAFRARALIRNVTLNMDNLSGEQQKNMTLQMTNSPMFFV is encoded by the exons ATGGCAAAAG GAAAGAAAAGTGGTAAAAAAGGTGGGAAGTCAGATAGTTCGGAACAGCAGCAACCATCTGGATCAAAACAACAGCAGGAACCATCCGGATCAAAACAACAGCAGCCACCTGAAGCAagacaacagcaacaacagccaCCTGGTCCAagacaacagcaacagcagccaCCTGAAGCAagacaacagcaacaacagccaCCTGGTCCAagacaacagcaacagcagccaCCTGAAGCAagacaacagcaacaacagccaCCTGGTCCAAGACAACAGCAACAACGGCCACCTGGACCAGGACAACAACAACAATGGCCACGTGCACCAGGACAACAGCAACAACCGCCATTTGATCCAAGACAACAACAACAATGGCCACGCGGACCAGGACAACAGCAACAACCACCATTTGATCCAAGACAACAACAACAATGGCCACGCGGACCAGGACAACAGCAACAACCGCCATTTGATCCAAGACAACAACAACAATGGCCACATGGACCAGGACCACAGCAACAACAGCCACATGGACCAGGACAACAGCAACAAC AATGGCCACGTGGGCCAGGACAACAGCAACAACCGCCATTTGATCCAAGACAACAACAACAATGGCCACGTGGGCCAGGACAACAGCAACAACCGCCATTTGATCCAAGACAACAACAACAATGGCCACATGGACCAGGACCACAGCAACAACAGCCACATGGACCAGGACAACAGCAACAACTGCCGTTTGATCCAAGTCAACAACAGCCACCAGAAGCAAGACACCAGCAACAACAGCCACCTGAAGCAAGGCAACAGCAACAACCGCCATTTGATCCaagacaacaacaacagcaacaacagttACCTGGTCCAAGACAACAGCAACAACGGCCACGTGGACGAgggcaacagcaacaacagcctCCTGGACCAGGACAACAGCAACAGCGGCCACGTGGACGAgggcaacagcaacaacagcctCCTGGACCAggacaacagcaacagcagccaCCTGGACCAAGTCAACAACAAAAACAGCCATCTGAATCACCGGAATTACCTGGTTTACAAAAGGCAGTGTCTAAAATATCTTTGAGCGAACCAAGTGTGCCAAAGGAAAGCGCTTTAGAAGGTCTACTACCGCATGTG CCACCGCTTGTAACCAGAAGTTCGGTGACTGGAAAATATATTGTACCACATTCATTGCAAAGTCAGTACATGAGTCAAATACCAAAGAGAAGTGGTCCTGATGGAGGGAAAGCGGGTagacgtattttggtggagacaaatatgtttaaaattgtttttaacaaaaattttcaagaaaacgtTATCCACTACGACGTAGTCATCGAACCAGATAAACCAAAGTTTTTAATGAGGCCAGTGTTTGAGGAATTTCGAAAGAAGAATTTTCCAAATAGGTACCCAGCATTTGATGGGAAAAAGAATGCATACAGCGCGCAGGATCTTCCATTTGGCGATCGGAGT AAAGAACAAGAAATAAAAGTTTTCGACGAAGAACGTCAACAAGAAAGGAGCTTCAAAATGTATATGAAAAAAGTTGCATCTCTCAATTTAGCATGGTTGAAAAATATAAACTATGGTCTAGTTGAATTACACTCAGAACAAAGATGTTTGCAGGCTTTAGATGTTATTCTACGGCATGGGTCTGCAAATCACTTTGTTTCA GTTGGCTGTTCGCTGTTCCCACATCCTGAACCAGGTAGAGTTGTATCAATATCAAATGGTATGGATTTATGGATCGGTGTATTTCAGTCTGCTGTAGTTGGATGGAGACCTTACTTGAACATCGACG ttGCACACAAAGCATTTCCTACGCCCCAGTCGGTTATTAATCTGATGAAAGAGCTTTGCCAAGATCCCAGAAGTCGTACACCGCTCCAGCGTGTAACTGCAAGGGATGTAGAATATAATTCAGAGAAGATAACGAAGTTTTTAAAAGGATTGAAAGTTCAATACGAAATACCTGGCCAGCCTCATAGCAAAAGAACTTACCGTGTAAATGGGTTGGTCGAGTGTCCAAAAAACGATAAATTTCGTTTGGACGATGGCAGCATGTGTAcggttgaaaattattttttacaaacaaAAAAGTGTAGGCTGGAGTTTCCTGATCTACCCTGCCTTTGGGTAGGGTCTCGaaccaatgaaaaaaaaatacatttacCCGTAGAG TTATGTACAATTGTCGCTGGACAAGTAACGCAAAGGAAAACGGACGAGGTTCAAACTTCGAAAGTAATTCGATACGCAGCAACTGACACCCACACGCgtaaacaaaaaattatgaaTGGT TTCGCGAAAATGAGATTAGACCAGCAACCAACTTTGATGAAAGAGTTCAACCTTTCTGTCCAAGGAGAATTTGAAAAAGTACCAGCTAGAGTTCTTCAAGCTCCCAAATTAAAGTATAAAGAAAACGAAGTTAATGTATTTAAAGGAGTATGGCGTGCAGATAAATTTTTACATTCATGCGAATTGCCAGACAATTCGTGGACCATTTTGAATTTAGACAAATACGTTCAAGATCGCGAGTTATATGATGGTTTGCACAATAAATTACAAGCCGGCG GTAAATTTGTCAATATGTGGATTGGCAAAGCGCTAACTCCATTTACGACATTAAGTatacaaaaaaataataatatcttaCAGTATTTTACAGAAAAAAAGGAACAAAATTTAAGATTAGTGGTCGTAATAATTCCAAATTTAGACAATGCATACA GTATAGTGAAGCAAATTTCTGAGCTGAAGATAACAGGCGGTATAGTAACTCAATGTTTAAAGTCTCAAACATTAAAGAAATTGAACGACGCAACAATTACGAATATTTTACTGAAAATCAATTCGAAACTTAATGGCATTAATCATACATTCGCTACTACGTTTCg GCCACCCTGTTTAGGCCAACCATGTATGTTAGTTGGCGCGGACGTCACCCATCCATCTCCCGATGCTATAAATATACCATCAATCGCTGCT GTCGCTGCGAGCCATGATCCTAATGCTTTTCGATACAACATCGAACTAAGACTTCAGCCGCCAAGGGAAGAGATAATTCTAGATCTTCAGATGATTATGCATAAACAGTTACTCTACTTTTTCCAAGCAACCGGAAGGAAACCTGtaaaaattatcttttatcg AGACGGCGTGAGCGAAGGTCAACTCGCTCAAGTGATGCATTTTGAGATATCTGCAATAAAAAAAGCCATCGCGAATTTAGAAAAAGATGGCAAGCACAAAATTGCGCTTACGTTCCTCGTGGTTCAAAAGAGACACCACATACGCCTTTTCCCGACTGACTCGAGGAATTCCGACGACAGGAATTTCAACGTGCAAGCGGGCACCATTGTCGATACGGAAATCACGCATCCAACATTCATAGACTTCTATCTCGTATCACATGCTAGTATCCAA GGTACTGCGAGGCCTACGAAATACAGATGTATATGTGATGAAAATGGGATGTCGGAAGATGAAATTGAACAGCTAACGTATTATCTATGTCATATGTTCGCACGTTGCACGAGATCCGTTAGTTACCCAGCGCCTACCTATTACGCTCATTTAGCTGCTTTCAGAGCCAGAGCACTGATACGCAA TGTTACCTTAAATATGGATAATCTATCAGGCGAGCAACAAAAGAACATGACTTTGCAAATGACAAATTCACCGATgttttttgtataa